The DNA segment CGCTGATCAGCAACAACATATTTTTAGTCATGTGCTGTTAGCGATTGAAGCGGCCATTGCAGGCCAAGGGATAGCACTGGCATCAGACTTTATGGTGCAGGCTGATATTGAAAAAGGATTGTTGGTCGAGCTTGACTTGCCTGATATTTTGACTGGATTTGAGTTCTATTTCAGCTGTAAACAACGTCGTCTGAAAGACCCCGCTATTGCGGCGTTTGTGAGCTGGTTAAGCCTGCAGTAACTTTATAAAACTAAGCTAATAAAAAAGCCAGCGACTATTGCTGGCTTTCAAGTTAGCAGTATAAATTAGTCGTCGAGTTAAACGATAAGACCAATTTTTTCGTAAACGTTCTTAATCGTCACCTCAGCGCGAGCCTGCGCCTTTTCAGCTCCGTCTCTCATCACTTGATTCAAGAAGTCATGGTCTGCACGGTACTCTTTAAAGCGCTGCTGCAGCGGCTCAAGCATACCGACAACGGCGTCACCCGTAGCCACTTTTAAATGACCATACATCTTGCCTTCAAACTCGGCTTCTAGGCTAGCAATCGACTGACCAGTACAGCCTGACATTAGGCTTAGCAAGTTAGAAACACCCGGCTTTTCGGCAACATCGAAGCGCACGACTGGTGGCTCTTGGCCATCTGTCATCGCCTTTTTGATCTTCTTCATGATCGCTTTTGGATCTTCAAGTAAGCCGATAACGTTATTACGGTTATCATCAGACTTAGACATCTTCTTTAGTGGATCTTGCAGCGACATCACCTTAGCACCATGCTCAGGGATGAATGGCTCTGGGATCACGAAAGTTTCACCGTAAGCATTGTTAAAGCGAGTCGCGATATCACGGGTCAACTCTAGATGCTGCTTCTGATCTTGACCCACTGGGATCTCATTCGCTTGATAAAGCAAAATATCTGCTGCCATCAACACAGGGTAACTAAATAGACCCACGTTAATGTTGTTAGCATGCTTTTGCGACTTATCTTTAAACTGCGTCATGCGGTTTAGCTCACCCATCTGGGTGTAACAGTTTAGTGCCCAACCAAGTTGTGTGTGCTGTGGAACTTGAGACTGAATAAATACCGTGCTCTTCTTAGGATCAACACCACAAGCCAGATACAGTGCTAACGTATCAAGACACGCTTCACGTAGTTTGGCAGGATCTTGTCTGACAGTAATCGCATGCAGGTCAACGACGCAATAAAGGCAATCATGACTATCTTGCATTGCAACCCACTGACGTAACGCGCCCATATAGTTGCCGATGGTCAGCTCGCCTGATGGCTGCGCTCCGCTTAGAACTACTGGTTTCGTTAAAGGGTTCGTCATCTTGTTTATTGCTCCGTTGCTTTATCGCGCAATTTAAGTAGCGCGGTTATTTCACTAAATTGTTCACATACGGCGTCAGGGCCGCTTAGCCCAATATCTTCACCGTAGTTGTAGCCGTAGGTCAAGCCCACAGAGGCAACCTTAGCCGATTTTGCCGCTAATATATCGTTCTTTGAGTCACCGACCATCAATAATTGCTCAGTTTCGAGGCGCCACTCGTGCAAAATGTGCTGTAGTGGCAGTGGATCGGGTTTCATCTTAGATAAAGAGTCGCCACCAAGTACCATGCTGAAGTAAGCATCAATATTAAATGCTTTAAGCAGTGGCAGGGTAAACTCATAGGGCTTATTAGTAACAATCGCCATGCGGTAACCGGCTTGTTGCAACTGCTCTAGAACAGATTCAACGCCGGGATACAACTGACTATGTTGTTGCAGATTGAGCCCATAGAAATGCATAAATTTTGGCATACAAGCTTGTAGCTGCTCTTCCGTCACTGCAGTATTAAGTGCAAAAGAGAGAGCTCTGCGCATCAGCATTTCGGCGCCATTGCCTACCCAGCTACGGACCTGTTCATCACTGCACAAAGGCAATGCTAACTCTTCTAGGGTTGCACGAGTCGCTGCAGCAAGATCGGGAACGCTATCGATTAGCGTTCCATCCAAGTCAAATGCTACCGCTTTTATTTGACTAAAAGTATTCACTGATTACGCCTCAACGCTTGCTAATTCTGCACGCATCTCATCAATTACTGCTTTGTAGTCTGGCTTATTGAAAATGGCTGAACCTGCAACAAACATGTCTGCACCCGCTGCTGCGATTTCAGCAATATTGTCGACCTTTACGCCGCCATCTACTTGTAAACGGATGTCGTAACCACTGTCATCAATCAGCTTACGCACCTGACGCAACTTATCGAAAGTAGACGGAATAAATGACTGCCCACCAAAGCCTGGGTTAACTGACATCAGCAAAATCACATCTAACTTATCCATCACGTGATCAAGATAGTGCAGTGGTGTAGCAGGGTTAAACACTAGCCCCGCTTTACAGCCAGATTCTTTAATTAACTGCAGAGTACGGTCCACATGCTCAGAGGCTTCAGGATGGAAAGTAATAATTGAAGCACCGGCTGCAGCAAAATCAGGAATGATACGGTCAACAGGCTTCACCATTAGGTGAACGTCAATATCGGCAGTGACGCCATAATTACGCAAGGCTTGGCACACCATAGGCCCAATCGTTAAATTTGGCACATAATGATTATCCATAACATCAAAATGAACCACATCAGCCCCCGCGTTTAATACGGCATCGACATCTTCACCTAAACGAGCAAAATCAGCAGATAAAATAGAAGGAGCAATCAAAAATGGACGCATAACGAACTCACCTGAATGTTTAAGAAGTACGCTATTCTACCTGCTGCAGCCATAGCCCTCCACACCTGAGCGCCCATTTCAGTTAAATTGCAGGGATAAAATATTTCACTTAAACAGTGAAATAGAATTTACCATTAAAAAATGTTTAAAATATAGCCTACTTTGCTATACTGTTTCGTCTAGCTTGGTAAAGGGCGTTAATAAAAGGAGGCGTGATGAAAGGACTTATCCAGAATACAGCAATGCTTAAATCTGCTGCGATTCTTGCGCTTGCCTGTGCAGCAATTACCAGCTTTGCCCCCTCTTCGAATTTAACCGAAACCGCAGCTAATGCGGCCTGTGCTTGCGATGCAGATGCTAGTCAGTACAACCCTAGTCTACCCGCTAGCCACCCCAGCAACCGCTGTGCAAATCAATCTCACGATCTAAGTTGGAAAAGCTGGTTAACTGGTAACAGCCAGACCAATCAATTGCATTTTATCGATCTGTTTGAACTGCTATACGGCCATGAAAGTGCACCTATCAGCAAGAGTTCCCCACTCAACGGCAAGTAATCGACAATATGCTGCGCCGCTTATGGCACATATTATCGAGTACTATTGCTGCATTTATTGGGGTGCAAACAGAGCGAAACCGCACGCGCGACTTTCAAACATCTTCACCCATTCCCTTTATCATCATGGGCATAATATTAGCGATTATGTTTGTGGCAGCGCTGTTACTTATCGTTGAGCAGGTATTACGATAAGCAATCACTGCCTGAGAGTAATGAAAGGGGTTAGGGTTAGTCGTTCTCACTATGGTATGAATCATCATACAGCGCTATAAGCTCATCGACCTTTTTACGGCCACTGCCCTTCTGACTAATATTGCGCTGAACTTGAATCGTATCGAAACGAGCACCATGGTATAACTCACGCGTCAACGGAATATCATGGTTACTAATGAGTACCGGAATACCTCTTTCTATCGCCGTGTGGCGTGCCTTTCTTGCGAGCAGGGCCTGATCATCTAACGAGAACCCGCTGCCCACATAAGTCGTAAAACTGGCTGTCGATGACAAAGGAGCATAAGGCGGATCGCAATACACCACATCACCCGTTTGAGTCATATCTATCGCTTGTTCATAACCTATGCAGTGAAACTCTGCATTTTGCGCCTTTTCTGAAAAGCCACGGATCTCTTTTTCTGGAAAGTAAGGCTTTTTATACGAACCAAACGGCACATTGAAGCCTCCCTTACGGTTATAACGGCATAAGCCATTAAAACCATGACGGTTCATATATAGGAAATATACTGAGCGCGTAAAAGGATCTTTGGTGGCATTAAAAGCCGTACGAACTTTATAGTAGGCTTCCTTGTCGTTCATCTCAGGAACGAAGAGTGCCTTGGCAGCTTCGATATATCTATCGGGCTCTTTTTGCACGATCTTGTACAAGTTAATCAAATCATGATTAATATCGCACAATAGATAATTGCTGTAGTGGGTATTGAGAAAGACCGAGCCAGCCCCAACAAAGGGTTCGACGAGGCGATCGCCTTCAGGCAAATGCTCTGATAAGACTTCAATCAGTTTAAATTTTCCGCCAGCCCACTTTAAAAAGGCTCTTTGTTTTTTAATCATTTAAATTGATTGAACACTGTGAAAAAAAGAGAGCTGATGATTGTACTCTGTTTATTATTGAATTTCACGAGTTGGAAGTACATCTTGTAGCTCATATTCATTAAGATTGTGCCAAGAGCGGATCCACGGCTCTGAAATCCCCGTTTTAGCCATTAATAATGCCGACTGTTCTTGCGCAATTTTTCGACTAGAAAACTCTCCGAGTAACACCACCCAGCGCTTCTTATAGCGCGCCACTTTCACTTGGGGAATATCTTCAAGCCTTAAGAGAGTGTTACGCAAAGAGTCTAGCTTTTTTACACTAACCAGCTGTAACGTATAACCCGCGATGGGCCTGCTGGCCCGCGCTGATTTAGTCACCAAGTTATCTTGCTCCACCATCGAGGCCGCTTCAACGCGATTATCTATAACTTTTGGCGGCACTTCATTTGGCTTATCTGATGATTGCGGGGCTGTTGCGTTAACAGGCTCTTGCTGCTCAGCAGTAAAAGTCGTTATTTGCTTGGCTTTATATGTAGTGACCGCTGCAGCAATATCACCACTTGGCTCAAGTTGGTCTGAATTCGATATGACGAAGCTAGATGTCGGCGAGTAATGCTTAAGAACTCGCTCGGCATATTCAATAAGAAACCTATTATCTAGCCCACCCCTTTGGCTAAGATTAATCGCAAACTCAACTTTTTTAGCCTTAACATCGTCAGGAACCTCATGACTATCGATTAGTAACCAACTCGCTAGCAAGGCAATGAGGCATAGTGTTGAAACGATAATAATCATTTTTAATCTAGACTTTTGCGGTAGCTGAACTTGCTCACCATTAAGCGCAAGCTCAAGCAAACCCACCACCTCTTTAGGTGTACCGAGTTGCATCTCTAAACGATTTTTAACGATGTCCCTTGGAGTGAACGGTTGCTGCTCACTACGACTTAGCAGGGTGTAATAAAGCCCTTCGCGTTCCGTTTGCTCTAACGGCTCAATATGTATGGGTAATACTTGTTCTAACAGTGGTTCTGGTAGCTGATCGGCAACATCATTATAAAA comes from the Shewanella halifaxensis HAW-EB4 genome and includes:
- the trpS gene encoding tryptophan--tRNA ligase, which gives rise to MTNPLTKPVVLSGAQPSGELTIGNYMGALRQWVAMQDSHDCLYCVVDLHAITVRQDPAKLREACLDTLALYLACGVDPKKSTVFIQSQVPQHTQLGWALNCYTQMGELNRMTQFKDKSQKHANNINVGLFSYPVLMAADILLYQANEIPVGQDQKQHLELTRDIATRFNNAYGETFVIPEPFIPEHGAKVMSLQDPLKKMSKSDDNRNNVIGLLEDPKAIMKKIKKAMTDGQEPPVVRFDVAEKPGVSNLLSLMSGCTGQSIASLEAEFEGKMYGHLKVATGDAVVGMLEPLQQRFKEYRADHDFLNQVMRDGAEKAQARAEVTIKNVYEKIGLIV
- a CDS encoding phosphoglycolate phosphatase encodes the protein MNTFSQIKAVAFDLDGTLIDSVPDLAAATRATLEELALPLCSDEQVRSWVGNGAEMLMRRALSFALNTAVTEEQLQACMPKFMHFYGLNLQQHSQLYPGVESVLEQLQQAGYRMAIVTNKPYEFTLPLLKAFNIDAYFSMVLGGDSLSKMKPDPLPLQHILHEWRLETEQLLMVGDSKNDILAAKSAKVASVGLTYGYNYGEDIGLSGPDAVCEQFSEITALLKLRDKATEQ
- the rpe gene encoding ribulose-phosphate 3-epimerase, coding for MRPFLIAPSILSADFARLGEDVDAVLNAGADVVHFDVMDNHYVPNLTIGPMVCQALRNYGVTADIDVHLMVKPVDRIIPDFAAAGASIITFHPEASEHVDRTLQLIKESGCKAGLVFNPATPLHYLDHVMDKLDVILLMSVNPGFGGQSFIPSTFDKLRQVRKLIDDSGYDIRLQVDGGVKVDNIAEIAAAGADMFVAGSAIFNKPDYKAVIDEMRAELASVEA
- a CDS encoding DUF2970 domain-containing protein; amino-acid sequence: MLRRLWHILSSTIAAFIGVQTERNRTRDFQTSSPIPFIIMGIILAIMFVAALLLIVEQVLR
- a CDS encoding Dam family site-specific DNA-(adenine-N6)-methyltransferase translates to MIKKQRAFLKWAGGKFKLIEVLSEHLPEGDRLVEPFVGAGSVFLNTHYSNYLLCDINHDLINLYKIVQKEPDRYIEAAKALFVPEMNDKEAYYKVRTAFNATKDPFTRSVYFLYMNRHGFNGLCRYNRKGGFNVPFGSYKKPYFPEKEIRGFSEKAQNAEFHCIGYEQAIDMTQTGDVVYCDPPYAPLSSTASFTTYVGSGFSLDDQALLARKARHTAIERGIPVLISNHDIPLTRELYHGARFDTIQVQRNISQKGSGRKKVDELIALYDDSYHSEND
- a CDS encoding AAA family ATPase produces the protein MSFSGSALLPSQDALLHRLLHLSLYGEQLMVLTGEDGAGKTTLATALLNELEHHSSALVICPKHCDSAEIRRKILVQLLSDPVFDDEIPLPECLLSVVDSLPAESCIVLDDAHLLPLDIWAECIVLSQIYLSGKSIKILMTSPIEFYNDVADQLPEPLLEQVLPIHIEPLEQTEREGLYYTLLSRSEQQPFTPRDIVKNRLEMQLGTPKEVVGLLELALNGEQVQLPQKSRLKMIIIVSTLCLIALLASWLLIDSHEVPDDVKAKKVEFAINLSQRGGLDNRFLIEYAERVLKHYSPTSSFVISNSDQLEPSGDIAAAVTTYKAKQITTFTAEQQEPVNATAPQSSDKPNEVPPKVIDNRVEAASMVEQDNLVTKSARASRPIAGYTLQLVSVKKLDSLRNTLLRLEDIPQVKVARYKKRWVVLLGEFSSRKIAQEQSALLMAKTGISEPWIRSWHNLNEYELQDVLPTREIQ